Proteins from a genomic interval of Massilia sp. KIM:
- the rpoD gene encoding RNA polymerase sigma factor RpoD, with protein MPTKKPETKVAAKTTKASAAKVDKAQDKAEVRTASPAPVSQTTDAAALAAIDTSGYVLPSVKVPGRRGRKPKEFTPENDEVAALNAVERAELKAADKAKAKDRKAKEKALLKDAFSSDTEASEEELELRRSKLKALIKSGKERGFLTYSEINDHLPDNIVDPEAIEGIIGTFNDMGIAVYEHAPDAETLLLSDNVATVTSDDEAEAAAEAALSTVDSDFGRTTDPVRMYMREMGSVELLTREGEIEIAKRIEDGLRDMIQAISACPVTIAEIIDAAAKIERDEIKIDEIVDGMVDPDSSEETTPSAVGPSSSDDEEDDEDEEEEEEEEEEESSATPGAAGYSAEQLEALKASALEKFDVIAQQFDKMRKAFEKDGYNSKAYVKAQEAISNELLGIRFTAKVVEKLCDTLRGQVDEVRHIEKQILDVAVNRCGMPRAHFIKVFPGNETNLDWVDGEVNAGHAYSAILGRNIPTIKELQQRLIDLQARVVLPLPDLRNINRQMAAGEMKARKAKREMTEANLRLVISIAKKYTNRGLQFLDLIQEGNIGLMKAVDKFEYRRGYKFSTYATWWIRQAITRSIADQARTIRIPVHMIETINKMNRISRQILQETGAEPDPATLAIKMEMPEDKIRKIMKIAKEPISMETPIGDDDDSHLGDFIEDNNTLAPSDAALHASMRGVVKDVLDSLTPREAKVLRMRFGIEMSTDHTLEEVGKQFDVTRERIRQIEAKALRKLRHPSRSDKLKSFLEGSS; from the coding sequence GTGCCAACCAAGAAACCCGAAACCAAAGTGGCTGCGAAAACCACGAAAGCGTCTGCCGCCAAGGTGGACAAAGCGCAAGACAAGGCTGAGGTTCGTACGGCGAGCCCGGCACCTGTCAGCCAGACCACGGACGCCGCCGCCCTGGCCGCGATCGATACGTCGGGCTACGTCCTGCCATCCGTCAAGGTGCCTGGACGCCGTGGGCGCAAGCCAAAAGAATTCACGCCCGAGAACGACGAAGTCGCCGCGCTGAACGCGGTCGAGCGCGCCGAGCTGAAGGCTGCGGACAAGGCCAAGGCCAAGGACCGCAAGGCCAAGGAAAAGGCGCTGCTCAAGGACGCCTTCTCGTCCGACACCGAAGCGAGCGAGGAAGAGCTCGAGCTGCGCCGCAGCAAGCTCAAGGCCCTGATCAAGTCGGGCAAGGAGCGCGGCTTCCTCACTTACTCCGAGATCAACGACCACCTGCCGGACAACATCGTCGATCCGGAAGCGATCGAAGGCATCATCGGCACCTTCAACGACATGGGCATCGCTGTGTACGAACACGCGCCCGATGCCGAGACGCTGCTGCTGTCCGACAATGTTGCCACCGTCACCAGCGATGACGAAGCCGAGGCTGCGGCCGAGGCCGCGCTGTCGACGGTCGACTCCGACTTCGGCCGCACCACCGACCCCGTGCGCATGTACATGCGCGAGATGGGCTCGGTCGAGCTGCTGACCCGCGAAGGCGAGATCGAGATCGCCAAGCGCATCGAGGACGGCCTGCGCGACATGATCCAGGCGATTTCCGCCTGCCCGGTCACGATTGCCGAGATCATCGACGCCGCCGCCAAGATCGAGCGCGACGAGATCAAGATCGACGAGATCGTCGACGGCATGGTCGACCCTGACAGCTCCGAGGAAACCACGCCGAGCGCGGTCGGCCCGAGCTCCAGCGACGACGAGGAAGACGACGAGGACGAAGAAGAGGAAGAGGAAGAAGAGGAAGAAGAGTCCTCGGCCACCCCCGGCGCGGCCGGCTATTCGGCCGAGCAGCTCGAAGCCCTCAAGGCCTCCGCCCTCGAGAAGTTCGACGTCATCGCCCAGCAATTCGACAAGATGCGCAAGGCCTTCGAGAAGGACGGCTACAACTCCAAGGCCTACGTCAAGGCGCAGGAAGCGATCTCCAACGAACTGCTGGGCATCCGCTTCACCGCCAAGGTGGTCGAGAAGCTGTGCGACACGCTGCGCGGCCAGGTCGACGAAGTGCGCCACATCGAGAAGCAGATCCTGGACGTGGCCGTGAACCGCTGCGGCATGCCGCGCGCCCACTTCATCAAGGTCTTCCCGGGCAACGAGACCAATCTCGACTGGGTCGACGGCGAAGTGAACGCCGGCCACGCCTACAGCGCCATCCTGGGCCGCAACATCCCGACGATCAAGGAACTGCAGCAGCGCCTGATCGACCTGCAGGCGCGCGTCGTGCTGCCGCTGCCGGACCTGCGTAACATCAACCGCCAGATGGCGGCTGGCGAAATGAAGGCGCGCAAGGCCAAGCGCGAGATGACTGAGGCCAACCTGCGTCTGGTGATCTCGATCGCGAAGAAGTACACCAACCGCGGCCTGCAGTTCCTCGACCTGATCCAGGAAGGCAATATCGGCCTAATGAAGGCGGTGGACAAGTTCGAATACCGCCGCGGCTACAAGTTCTCGACCTATGCGACGTGGTGGATCCGTCAGGCCATCACCCGCTCGATCGCGGACCAGGCGCGCACGATCCGTATTCCGGTGCACATGATCGAAACGATCAACAAGATGAACCGGATCTCGCGCCAGATCCTGCAGGAGACGGGCGCCGAGCCGGATCCGGCAACCCTCGCGATCAAGATGGAGATGCCGGAAGACAAAATCCGGAAGATCATGAAGATCGCGAAGGAGCCGATCTCGATGGAAACGCCGATCGGTGACGACGACGATTCGCATCTGGGCGACTTCATCGAGGACAACAACACGCTGGCGCCCTCGGATGCGGCCCTGCATGCCTCGATGCGCGGTGTGGTGAAGGACGTGCTGGATTCGCTGACCCCGCGTGAAGCCAAGGTGCTGCGCATGCGCTTCGGTATCGAGATGTCGACCGATCACACGCTGGAAGAGGTGGGCAAGCAGTTCGACGTGACCCGCGAGCGGATTCGCCAGATCGAGGCGAAGGCGCTGCGCAAGCTTCGTCACCCGTCGCGGTCGGACAAGCTCAAGAGCTTCCTCGAAGGCAGCAGCTAA
- a CDS encoding Tad domain-containing protein, with product MRGPDNQFAAPCPVPNGRSGAIAPPLRRQGGAFAVMTVVLVVVILSLCGMAIDLGRMYNRKVELQNLADVIALAAAKELDGSAAGVNRARAAAGRAAMNMFYNYNNASVEWSEDALSFGAAPGGSTWFDAGSAAQPTRALTMFFARVDTRKLAVQHGDVPMVFMAMLPSIGPSSHLASVATAGRVSIDVTPLAICAMSASAGEARGTELVQYGFRRGISYNLMKLNPNGTSKGANYLVNPVAVPGTAGVPVMDRLDVVRPFACTGTLAVPSLAGGNITVEPDFPLGGLYQQLNSRFGQYTAPCDASTAPPDTNVKRFDFSTEFPWMAKPPTGQSAETRTSGNKLLTIADLPSNVIPGSTTGGMYGPLWIYAKAVVKDSKYVEGAPEPASGYTKFSTSNWPALYTPGAQQVKAGQTYPSTPYLEKVEAPVGLAGVANRRVLNVPLLRCPVAPGSPTTAEVLGIARFFMTVPATETDLHAEFAGLAPQDSLAGQVRLFK from the coding sequence ATGCGAGGGCCAGACAACCAATTCGCCGCACCATGCCCTGTTCCGAACGGGCGGTCCGGCGCAATTGCGCCCCCGCTGCGGCGCCAAGGTGGCGCTTTCGCGGTTATGACGGTTGTGCTTGTCGTGGTCATCCTCTCTCTCTGTGGCATGGCCATTGACTTGGGCAGGATGTACAACCGGAAGGTCGAGCTGCAAAATCTGGCCGATGTCATCGCCCTCGCGGCGGCGAAGGAGCTCGATGGGTCGGCCGCCGGCGTCAACCGTGCCCGTGCCGCCGCTGGTCGGGCGGCGATGAACATGTTCTACAACTACAACAATGCCAGTGTCGAATGGTCGGAGGATGCGCTCTCGTTCGGCGCGGCGCCCGGTGGCAGTACATGGTTCGACGCCGGATCGGCCGCGCAGCCGACAAGGGCCTTGACCATGTTCTTCGCCCGGGTGGACACCCGCAAGCTCGCTGTCCAGCATGGCGACGTGCCCATGGTCTTCATGGCGATGCTTCCCTCCATCGGACCGAGTTCGCATCTCGCGAGCGTAGCGACGGCCGGACGCGTATCGATCGACGTCACGCCACTTGCGATCTGCGCGATGTCCGCCTCCGCGGGAGAGGCCCGTGGTACCGAACTGGTGCAGTACGGTTTCCGGCGTGGCATCAGCTACAACCTCATGAAGCTCAACCCAAACGGGACCTCGAAAGGCGCGAACTACCTGGTCAACCCAGTGGCGGTGCCCGGTACTGCCGGCGTTCCTGTCATGGACCGGCTGGATGTGGTTCGCCCTTTCGCCTGTACCGGCACCCTTGCCGTTCCCAGCCTGGCAGGGGGCAATATCACGGTCGAACCCGATTTTCCGCTGGGGGGCCTGTACCAGCAGCTCAACTCGCGATTCGGCCAATACACTGCGCCCTGCGATGCGAGCACGGCGCCACCGGACACGAACGTCAAGCGGTTTGATTTCTCCACCGAATTCCCATGGATGGCCAAGCCGCCGACAGGCCAGTCGGCGGAGACCAGGACGAGCGGCAACAAGCTGCTGACGATCGCGGATTTGCCGTCGAATGTGATTCCGGGATCCACTACAGGGGGAATGTACGGTCCACTGTGGATATACGCCAAGGCAGTCGTAAAGGACTCGAAGTACGTCGAAGGCGCGCCGGAACCCGCCAGTGGATATACAAAGTTCAGCACCTCGAACTGGCCGGCGCTGTACACCCCGGGCGCGCAACAGGTTAAGGCAGGGCAGACCTATCCGTCCACACCCTATCTCGAGAAGGTAGAGGCGCCGGTTGGCCTCGCGGGTGTGGCCAATCGTCGCGTACTCAACGTGCCCTTGCTCCGTTGCCCGGTTGCGCCCGGCTCGCCCACCACGGCCGAGGTGCTGGGCATTGCCAGGTTCTTCATGACCGTGCCGGCCACGGAGACCGACCTGCATGCGGAGTTTGCCGGACTGGCTCCGCAAGATTCGCTCGCCGGCCAAGTGAGGCTTTTCAAATGA
- a CDS encoding TadE/TadG family type IV pilus assembly protein, with product MKTARRYAMPGPQEGAVAVEAAVCITFVLLPLFVLVFVFGNFFWYYTAVQKSVHDAALYMSAAPLAEIKNKAAEELARDIQFHETADFRLGATLESSIECGYPIGNSSFVLYARCNTTNTPVAVQAMTSMTVPQPFFFDFMGNESINIIVFSQMPYVGR from the coding sequence ATGAAGACAGCTCGTCGATACGCCATGCCGGGTCCGCAGGAAGGGGCGGTCGCCGTCGAAGCCGCGGTATGCATCACCTTCGTCCTGCTTCCGCTGTTCGTCCTGGTGTTCGTGTTCGGGAATTTTTTCTGGTACTACACCGCCGTGCAAAAATCCGTCCACGATGCCGCCCTGTACATGTCGGCCGCGCCGCTTGCTGAAATCAAGAACAAGGCTGCGGAGGAGTTGGCACGCGACATCCAGTTCCACGAGACGGCGGATTTTCGCCTGGGAGCGACCTTGGAATCCTCGATCGAGTGTGGATATCCGATCGGCAACTCGTCCTTCGTGCTGTATGCGCGGTGCAATACGACCAATACGCCGGTTGCCGTCCAGGCCATGACCAGCATGACCGTTCCCCAGCCCTTCTTCTTCGACTTCATGGGGAACGAAAGCATCAATATCATCGTCTTTTCGCAGATGCCCTATGTCGGACGATAA
- a CDS encoding TadE/TadG family type IV pilus assembly protein, with translation MSDDKDKPVRRIHVLRTRQRGVGAVEFALVAIVFFSLVFVVIEVARAVYLFNTLQEVTRRAAAEAANSGFDQASIDRIRATAIFSNSSGNLILGDPVTPQHLKIEYLSLAQDPDTGALAMQPASPMPSCPARNYLNCLANPYDSSCIRLVRVRICQPGGGTTCSAVPYRTMVPLVDLSGLQLPQSTTIVPAQTLGRTFGSLPCE, from the coding sequence ATGTCGGACGATAAGGACAAGCCGGTGCGCCGCATCCACGTCCTGCGCACGCGTCAGCGTGGCGTCGGCGCGGTAGAGTTCGCCTTGGTCGCCATCGTGTTCTTCTCGCTGGTATTCGTCGTGATCGAGGTGGCGCGCGCAGTCTATCTTTTCAACACGCTCCAGGAGGTGACCAGGCGTGCCGCCGCCGAGGCCGCGAATTCCGGGTTCGACCAGGCTTCGATCGACCGGATACGTGCCACTGCCATCTTTTCCAACAGTAGCGGCAACCTCATCCTGGGTGACCCGGTCACTCCACAGCACTTGAAGATCGAATACCTGTCGCTTGCCCAGGACCCGGATACGGGTGCACTCGCGATGCAGCCGGCTTCGCCCATGCCTTCCTGTCCAGCGCGGAACTACCTCAATTGCCTTGCCAATCCCTACGATTCCAGCTGCATCCGCCTGGTCCGCGTACGGATCTGCCAGCCGGGAGGCGGCACGACCTGCAGCGCGGTTCCCTATCGGACAATGGTGCCACTGGTTGATCTATCTGGACTGCAACTGCCCCAGTCCACGACGATCGTTCCGGCCCAGACCCTGGGCAGGACCTTCGGCTCCTTGCCATGTGAATAG
- a CDS encoding DoxX family protein yields MNTNNNTALLSAAGRILLAAIFIISGLGKLAAPAGTIGYIASAGLPFATLAFGIAVAVELGGGLLLVLGVKTRWVAAVLAVFSIVTGLAFHNAIGDQNQFIHLMKNLAMAGGLLQVAAFGAGAFSIDARTGRAAVRQAS; encoded by the coding sequence ATGAACACCAATAACAACACCGCGCTCCTGTCCGCCGCCGGCCGTATCCTGCTGGCCGCGATCTTCATCATCAGCGGGCTCGGCAAGCTCGCCGCGCCCGCCGGCACCATTGGCTATATCGCCTCGGCCGGCCTGCCCTTCGCTACATTGGCCTTCGGTATCGCTGTCGCGGTCGAGCTCGGAGGCGGCCTGCTGCTGGTGCTGGGCGTGAAGACGCGCTGGGTGGCGGCGGTCCTGGCCGTGTTCTCCATCGTCACCGGACTGGCCTTCCACAATGCGATCGGTGACCAGAACCAGTTCATCCACCTGATGAAGAACCTGGCGATGGCGGGCGGCCTGCTGCAGGTAGCCGCCTTCGGCGCCGGCGCCTTCAGCATCGATGCCCGCACGGGCCGCGCGGCAGTGCGCCAGGCTTCCTAA
- a CDS encoding Atu4866 domain-containing protein, whose amino-acid sequence MRHAIAAAIVTATAVATASDARQETASHPYVGMWVTADGYIRHELLPNGRYDEARGKRRSAYQGRYWIKGDHIEYVDDTGFTADGDFRDGVLYHAGMVLYRESAPPTTKR is encoded by the coding sequence ATGCGTCATGCAATCGCAGCAGCCATCGTCACCGCTACCGCCGTCGCGACGGCGAGCGACGCCCGCCAGGAGACCGCCAGCCACCCCTACGTCGGCATGTGGGTCACGGCGGACGGCTACATCCGCCACGAATTGCTGCCCAACGGCCGCTACGACGAGGCGCGCGGCAAGCGTCGCAGCGCCTACCAGGGGCGCTATTGGATCAAGGGCGACCATATCGAGTACGTCGACGACACCGGTTTTACGGCGGACGGCGATTTCCGCGACGGCGTGCTGTACCACGCCGGGATGGTGCTGTACCGCGAGTCCGCGCCGCCAACCACCAAGCGCTAA
- a CDS encoding quinone oxidoreductase, whose protein sequence is MNQHIRITETGQPSVMRLEAAPAIGRPGPGQVHLRHEAIGVNFVDTLFRSGAFKVPLPLAMGVEAAGVVVAVGEGVTTVRPGDRAAYFFSFGAYATERLIDARQLVKLPDEVASDTAAAAFTKGLTAWMMLFGAHRLQPGETVLVHAAAGGVGSMVARWAKALGATVIATAGSADKLALVRSWGVDHVLDAGEPRLAEQVRTLTNGRGVDVVYELVGQATFAQSVLALRDGGHLIHVGNASGNPVVDQAALAARGIRYVQPSTGQYVGERQELERASEALFAAMKDGVFGEILPTRYRLQDAVQAHEDIAARRLSGAAILLP, encoded by the coding sequence ATGAACCAGCACATCCGCATCACCGAAACCGGCCAGCCTTCCGTCATGCGCCTGGAGGCCGCGCCCGCGATCGGTCGTCCCGGCCCCGGCCAGGTCCATCTGCGTCACGAGGCGATCGGCGTGAACTTCGTCGACACCCTGTTCCGCTCGGGCGCCTTCAAGGTGCCGCTGCCCCTGGCCATGGGCGTCGAGGCGGCAGGCGTGGTGGTCGCCGTCGGCGAGGGCGTGACCACGGTCCGGCCGGGAGACCGCGCGGCCTATTTCTTCTCCTTCGGCGCCTATGCGACCGAACGCCTGATCGACGCCCGGCAACTGGTCAAGCTGCCGGACGAGGTGGCGTCCGACACGGCCGCCGCCGCCTTTACCAAGGGCCTGACCGCCTGGATGATGTTGTTCGGCGCGCACCGCCTGCAGCCCGGCGAGACGGTGCTGGTGCATGCCGCGGCCGGCGGCGTCGGCTCGATGGTGGCGCGCTGGGCCAAGGCGCTCGGCGCGACCGTGATCGCCACGGCGGGCAGCGCCGACAAGCTCGCGCTGGTCCGCTCCTGGGGCGTCGACCACGTGCTGGACGCCGGCGAACCCCGACTGGCAGAGCAGGTGCGCACGCTTACCAATGGTCGCGGCGTCGATGTCGTCTACGAACTGGTGGGACAGGCGACCTTCGCGCAATCCGTGCTGGCGCTGCGCGACGGCGGTCACCTGATTCACGTCGGCAACGCGTCTGGCAATCCGGTGGTGGACCAGGCGGCGCTCGCGGCACGCGGCATCCGCTACGTCCAGCCCAGCACCGGCCAGTACGTGGGCGAGCGGCAGGAACTGGAGCGTGCCAGCGAGGCCCTCTTCGCGGCAATGAAGGACGGCGTGTTCGGCGAGATCCTGCCGACCCGCTACCGCCTGCAGGATGCGGTGCAGGCGCACGAGGACATCGCCGCGCGACGCCTCAGCGGCGCGGCAATCCTGCTGCCCTGA
- a CDS encoding SDR family oxidoreductase, which produces MELKGKIALVTGASSGIGAATAKKLAQAGVKVGVAARRLDRLDALTEEIRAGGGEAFAIEMDVTNPGAVHAGVAALVDRYGTLDIVFANAGLMPASDIVSLKTDEWNQMVDVNIKGVLNTVAAALPILTAKKSGHIITTSSIAGRKTVQGLGVYCATKHAVAAFTDTLRMEVGAPHNIRVTSLQPGAVESELFEHVSDQGYRAQMEGLKDQMTFLKSEDIGDAVVYALQAPQHVDIAELFIMPTNQAW; this is translated from the coding sequence ATGGAACTCAAAGGAAAAATCGCGCTCGTGACGGGCGCCTCGAGCGGCATCGGCGCCGCCACCGCAAAGAAACTGGCCCAGGCAGGCGTCAAGGTCGGTGTGGCCGCGCGCCGGCTCGACCGGCTGGACGCCCTGACGGAGGAAATCCGCGCCGGCGGCGGCGAGGCCTTCGCGATCGAGATGGACGTCACCAATCCGGGCGCGGTGCACGCCGGGGTGGCGGCGCTGGTCGACCGCTACGGCACGCTCGACATCGTGTTCGCCAACGCGGGCCTGATGCCGGCCTCGGACATCGTCAGCCTCAAAACCGATGAATGGAACCAGATGGTCGACGTGAACATCAAGGGTGTGCTGAACACCGTCGCGGCGGCCCTGCCGATCCTGACGGCAAAGAAATCCGGCCACATCATCACCACCTCCTCGATCGCCGGCCGCAAGACCGTCCAGGGCCTGGGCGTGTACTGCGCGACCAAGCATGCGGTGGCTGCCTTCACCGACACCCTGCGCATGGAAGTGGGCGCGCCCCATAACATCCGCGTCACCAGCCTGCAGCCGGGCGCGGTGGAAAGCGAACTGTTCGAGCACGTGTCGGACCAGGGCTATCGCGCCCAGATGGAAGGCCTGAAGGACCAGATGACCTTCCTGAAGTCCGAGGACATCGGCGACGCCGTGGTCTACGCACTGCAGGCGCCGCAGCACGTGGACATCGCCGAGCTGTTCATCATGCCGACCAACCAGGCCTGGTAA
- a CDS encoding bifunctional 2-polyprenyl-6-hydroxyphenol methylase/3-demethylubiquinol 3-O-methyltransferase UbiG: MATQGEYDYFKKIGEAGMQHATHKPWSDAHCGLYLMELGAMLGLMPEGGRLLDMGCGTGWTSVLFAKRGYDVVGTDLVAEAIDAGRELKRKEGLANLDFVVGDYESLAFKEEFDVVVFFDCLHHAVDEVGALQSAWRALKPGGICITSEPGLGHERRSAAVMAEFGTTERDMHPAKIIRAGKKVGFRKFSVHPHAYYLYIALYRKQAGNLVGKLLRIPGMRTLAGLATVLFSKHQAGIVVLQK, encoded by the coding sequence ATGGCAACCCAAGGCGAGTACGACTATTTCAAGAAGATCGGCGAGGCGGGCATGCAGCACGCCACCCACAAGCCCTGGTCCGACGCGCATTGCGGTCTCTACCTGATGGAACTCGGGGCCATGCTCGGCCTGATGCCGGAAGGCGGACGCCTGCTCGACATGGGCTGCGGCACCGGCTGGACCAGCGTGCTGTTTGCCAAGCGCGGCTACGATGTGGTCGGCACCGACCTGGTGGCGGAAGCGATCGATGCGGGCCGCGAGCTCAAGCGCAAGGAAGGCCTGGCCAATCTCGATTTCGTGGTCGGCGATTACGAGTCGCTCGCGTTCAAGGAGGAATTCGACGTGGTCGTGTTCTTCGACTGCCTGCACCACGCGGTGGACGAAGTGGGAGCCCTGCAAAGCGCCTGGCGCGCGCTGAAACCCGGCGGCATCTGCATCACCTCCGAACCGGGCCTGGGCCACGAGCGCCGTTCGGCCGCCGTCATGGCGGAGTTCGGCACCACCGAGCGCGACATGCATCCGGCCAAGATCATCCGCGCCGGCAAGAAGGTGGGTTTTCGGAAGTTCAGCGTGCACCCGCACGCCTATTACCTCTACATCGCGCTCTACCGCAAGCAGGCCGGCAACCTGGTCGGCAAGCTGCTGCGCATTCCCGGCATGCGCACCTTGGCCGGCCTGGCGACGGTGCTGTTCTCCAAGCACCAGGCCGGCATCGTCGTGCTGCAAAAATAA